Proteins encoded in a region of the Scyliorhinus torazame isolate Kashiwa2021f chromosome 1, sScyTor2.1, whole genome shotgun sequence genome:
- the LOC140418250 gene encoding nucleolar GTP-binding protein 2-like codes for MYRQKERRNKAGKVIKPLQYQSTVSSGTVARVEPNIKWFGNTRVIKQSLLQKFQDEMGNVMKDPYRVVMKQTKLPMSLLNDRIKPHNSRVHILDTETFETTFGPKAQRKRPNLGVCDVQSLVEKAETLAEEYDLEKDRDLVVEDTGVRDEVREEIFKKGQSKRIWGELYKVIDSSDVIIQVLDARDPIGTRSPHIEAYIKKEKPWKHLVFVFNKCDLVPTWATKRWVAVLSHEHPTLAFHASLTNPFGKGALIQLLRQFGKLHGDKKQISVGFIGYPNVGKSSIINALRSKKVCKVAPIAGETKVWQYITLMRRIFLIDCPGVVYPSGDTETEIVLKGVVQVEKIKCPEDHIAAVLERAKSEYISKTYKIDCWSHAVDFLEKLAFRMGKLLKGGEPDIQTVAKMVLNDWQRGRIPFFVKPPNAEVNSQLLDTLKVSKEPNDVSQVKESLEDVNAESKPIKTEKSSVTQQIVAQVRQNFGKINVAPEFTETDLLPVNISDNEECCSEDEEQEIEDNEEKESTGADLNKLQENSLQLESKSVKPKQVLQDLDEKIAKYKKFLDKAKAKRFSAVRIPKELTTKLLAKSGQKATDQEEESEETGRTVGKRKAQNEPDDEQPPAKLSSKEKRRLNRLQHSKKVGVRYYETHNVKNKNKNKNRSASKLQKFKKKR; via the exons ATGTACAGACAGAAAGAACGAAG AAACAAAGCAGGAAAGGTTATCAAACCCTTGCAATACCAGTCAACAGTTTCATCTGGCACCGTAGCCCGTGTGGAGCCAAATATCAAATGGTTCG GTAACACTCGAGTCATAAAGCAGTCATTACTGCAAAAGTTCCAAGATGAGATGGGCAACGTTATGAAAGATCCTTACAGGGTAGTTATGAAGCAGACCAAACTTCCAATGTCTCTTCTGAATGACCGAATCAAACCTCAT AATTCAAGAGTACACATTCTGGATACGGAGACATTTGAAACAACCTTTGGTCCTAAAGCTCAGCGAAAGAGACCAAATCTTGGTGTATGTGATGTGCAGAGTCTGGTGGAAAAAGCTGAAACATTGGCAGAAGAATATGACCTAGAAAAGGACCGAGATCTAGTTGTGGAAGATACTGGAGTACG GGATGAAGTCCGAGAAGAAATCTTCAAAAAAGGACAGTCCAAAAGAATATGGGGTGAGCTATACAAG GTAATTGATTCATCAGATGTTATAATCCAAGTGCTGGATGCTAGAGATCCAATAGGAACACGCTCACCCCACATAGAAGCTTACATAAAGAAGGAAAAGCCATGGAAACATTTGGTGTTTGTGTTCAACAAGTGTGACCTTGTACCTACCTGGGCAACT AAACGATGGGTTGCTGTCCTATCGCACGAACATCCAACTCTAGCCTTTCATGCTAGCCTCACCAATCCCTTTGGGAAAGGAGCTCTCATCCAACTTTTGCGGCAGTTTGGGAAG CTACACGGTGACAAAAAGCAGATTAGTGTGGGATTCATTGGTTATCCTAATGTTGGCAAGAGCTCTATCATTAATGCACTTCGATCCAAGAAAGTCTGCAAAGTTGCGCCTATTGCAGGTGAAACGAAG GTCTGGCAGTACATCACACTGATGCGACGTATTTTCCTAATTGATTGCCCTGGTGTTGTTTATCCATCTGGTGATACTGAGACTGAAATTGTGTTAAAAGGAGTG GTTCAAGTGGAGAAAATTAAATGTCCTGAGGATCATATTGCTGCAGTGCTGGAAAGAGCTAAATCCGAATATATCAGTAAGACCTACAAGATTGATTGCTGGAGCCATGCAGTGGATTTCTTAGAAAAGCTTGCTTTCAGGATGGGGAAGCTTTTGAAG GGTGGAGAGCCAGACATACAAACTGTAGCCAAAATGGTACTGAATGATTGGCAAAGAGGTCGAATACCTTTCTTTGTGAAACCACCAAATGCAGAAGTAAATTCACAG CTATTGGATACATTGAAAGTGAGCAAAGAACCTAACGACGTTAGTCAAGTGAAGGAGTCGTTGGAAGATGTGAATGCAGAAAGTAAACCAATAAAAACTGAAAAGTCCAGTGTGACACAACAAATTGTTGCACAAGTTAGGCAAAACTTTGGAAAAATCAATGTGGCACCTGAATTTACAGAGACAGACCTCCTACCTGTCAACATTTCTGACAATGAAGAGTGTTGCTCAGAGGATGAGGAACAGGAAATCGAGGATAATGAAGAAAAAGAATCAACTGGGGCTGATCTAAATAAACTTCAAGAAAATAGTCTTCAACTAGAGAGCAAATCAGTAAAACCAAAACAAGTACTGCAGGATTTGGATGAAAAGATTGCTAAATACAAAAAGTTCTTGGATAAAGCCAAAGCAAAGAGATTCTCGGCTGTTAG GATTCCCAAGGAACTTACCACAAAATTGCTTGCCAAATCTGGGCAAAAGGCCACTGATCAAGAGGAGGAATCAGAAGAAACGG GTCGTACGGTAGGAAAGAGAAAAGCTCAAAACGAGCCTGATGATGAACAACCTCCTGCCAAGCTCTCATCCAAAGAG AAGCGAAGACTCAACCGCCTGCAACACTCAAAGAAGGTCGGAGTTCGATACTATGAAACGCATAACGTCAAGAACAAgaataaaaacaaaaacagaagTGCTTCCAAgctgcagaaatttaaaaagaaacGATAA